One genomic window of Ruminococcus gauvreauii includes the following:
- a CDS encoding AraC family transcriptional regulator, whose protein sequence is MQHNEKGVIGNSVMCFHTPSTTAIDYLFYYNYSGLFYCNSTYRIQRAMNEFYEPYLFIFVNKGCMHLDYLGKNYSAYGNECLLFDCRQAHCYYADDNTIFQFVHFGGNISDYYVQKLCENQQHVFKPLNPQAISACFSRILEFTEENIPNEHLISSDIHQLLSLMMSSRETFSSLNAKRIASAVHFMEEHLHQDITLTDLSDQAGLNSYYFSKLFKQYTDSSPYDYLLNLRISHAKMLLMTAFDSVASISEQCGFNSPAHFIKIFKKKVGSTPLQYRKTHASI, encoded by the coding sequence ATGCAGCACAACGAAAAAGGCGTGATCGGAAATTCCGTCATGTGTTTTCATACACCCAGCACAACAGCCATCGATTACTTATTTTATTATAACTATTCCGGGCTGTTTTACTGCAATTCTACGTACCGGATCCAGCGGGCAATGAACGAATTTTATGAGCCTTATCTGTTCATCTTTGTCAACAAAGGCTGCATGCACCTGGACTATCTGGGGAAGAATTATTCCGCATACGGTAATGAGTGCCTTTTGTTTGATTGCCGTCAGGCGCACTGTTATTACGCAGACGACAATACTATCTTTCAGTTTGTTCATTTCGGGGGAAATATCAGCGACTATTATGTGCAGAAACTATGTGAAAATCAGCAGCATGTTTTTAAACCGCTGAATCCACAGGCAATATCCGCCTGTTTTTCGAGAATACTGGAATTTACAGAAGAAAACATTCCGAACGAACATCTGATTTCCAGTGACATACATCAGCTTCTCAGTCTGATGATGAGCAGCCGTGAGACTTTTTCTTCCCTCAATGCCAAGCGTATTGCCTCAGCAGTTCATTTTATGGAAGAACATCTGCATCAGGATATCACCCTCACTGACCTGAGCGATCAGGCCGGTTTGAACTCCTACTATTTCAGTAAGCTGTTTAAACAATATACAGATTCCTCTCCCTATGACTATCTGCTGAACCTGAGGATCTCCCATGCGAAGATGCTCCTGATGACTGCTTTTGACTCCGTAGCATCTATATCAGAACAATGCGGTTTTAACAGCCCCGCCCATTTTATCAAGATTTTCAAAAAGAAAGTGGGCAGCACGCCCCTGCAGTACCGCAAAACACATGCCAGCATCTAA
- a CDS encoding Hsp20/alpha crystallin family protein — MMTPDIFAESLFDDFFDDFFDFSVFDDKAMQKAQKKLYGRHAANLMKTDVREHDDHYEVDIDLPGFRKEDLSLELKDGYLVISAAKGIDRDEKEKKNGKFVRRERYAGSMSRSFYVGVDVKQEDIRAKYESGVLKLCIPKAEEKGPRAEEKKYIAIEG, encoded by the coding sequence ATGATGACACCTGATATTTTTGCAGAAAGTTTATTTGACGATTTCTTCGATGACTTTTTTGATTTTTCTGTATTTGATGATAAGGCAATGCAGAAAGCACAGAAAAAACTGTACGGCAGACATGCAGCAAATTTGATGAAGACAGATGTACGGGAACACGATGACCATTACGAAGTGGATATTGATCTTCCAGGGTTCAGGAAAGAGGACCTTTCTCTGGAACTGAAAGACGGATATCTGGTAATCAGTGCGGCGAAGGGGATTGACAGGGACGAGAAAGAAAAGAAAAACGGAAAATTTGTCCGCAGGGAACGTTATGCAGGCAGTATGAGCAGATCTTTCTACGTCGGGGTAGATGTGAAGCAGGAGGATATCCGTGCGAAGTATGAGAGCGGTGTATTGAAACTGTGTATCCCTAAGGCTGAAGAGAAAGGGCCGCGTGCTGAAGAAAAGAAGTATATCGCCATCGAGGGATAG
- a CDS encoding SGNH/GDSL hydrolase family protein, whose amino-acid sequence MKTIMFFGDSLTWGYDAVSTRRFPPDVRFTGLISQRFPECRVIEEGLKGRTNALDDAIEPGRNGHQALPMLLCTHDPIDIFVIMLGTNDVKRKFRNSAIEIAKALEMNIQLVQAPQFWGGVDAPKILIVCPPGVTADYVGDTMEGYFDEGSVEVSKQLPETYRKVAEACGCEYLNAMEVTGPCKEDGVHLDREGHRALADALEARLHEMLRE is encoded by the coding sequence ATGAAAACAATCATGTTTTTTGGTGATTCCCTTACGTGGGGATATGATGCGGTTTCGACGAGGAGATTTCCGCCGGATGTTCGTTTTACAGGGCTCATCAGTCAGCGTTTTCCGGAGTGCCGTGTCATAGAGGAGGGACTGAAGGGCCGGACAAATGCCCTGGACGATGCTATTGAGCCGGGAAGAAATGGTCATCAGGCGCTGCCGATGCTTCTGTGTACACATGATCCCATTGATATTTTTGTGATCATGCTGGGAACCAACGATGTGAAACGGAAATTCCGAAACTCTGCGATTGAGATTGCCAAGGCACTGGAGATGAATATTCAATTAGTCCAGGCACCACAGTTCTGGGGAGGCGTGGACGCTCCGAAGATTCTGATCGTCTGCCCGCCGGGGGTTACCGCCGACTACGTGGGTGATACGATGGAAGGATATTTCGATGAGGGGTCTGTGGAGGTGTCGAAGCAGCTTCCCGAAACCTACCGGAAAGTTGCAGAAGCCTGTGGATGTGAGTACCTGAATGCCATGGAGGTTACCGGACCGTGTAAAGAGGATGGGGTACATCTGGACAGGGAGGGGCACAGGGCGCTCGCAGATGCACTGGAAGCCAGACTGCATGAAATGCTGAGGGAATAA
- a CDS encoding ABC transporter ATP-binding protein produces the protein MKQTLKKLYDLLDFRQKLNFVFILIIMILSAGLAQITPKAIGWLTDDIFLQEQISFDKIVPILLIILVANIINQLIIILRRIMVEDTATQTEKKARGIVISSLLKASLKYFKNNMTGNIHGRLNRCLEGTVKLEKLIFMDFAPAIFNSIAAIIVIFVTLPVYLTLLTLLVIPIGIAIVFRQISTQKGIRIELLETKASMDGSIVELLNGIEVIRMSDSNAIEERRFDDKSEFLRNKEMKHHLQMAKYDSFKFFNEIFFTVLMIGVSSYLATRQIISVGSILTSYLCFSQLIKPLEELHRILDELSESLILAEDFFKMTEIPNDFSYSLPKNNEIKESIFTSHMIDIGDLNFSYNEEAVLTDINLSVDKGCFLGIAGPSGCGKSSLIKTICKLEKASGKIYIDGKDIDGLSRKEITDIIALVPQNPFLIAGTLYENICYGLEDEPTLAEINEAIKKANLYDFINSLPDKLYTMIAEHGNNLSGGQKQRIAIARIFLRKPKILVLDEATSALDNTSEKLIQNEIEKLKEENQMTIISIAHRLTTLKNCDNIIVVDHGRIVQSGRYDRLLEADGIFSDMYYGRLK, from the coding sequence ATGAAACAAACATTAAAAAAATTATATGATTTGCTGGATTTCAGGCAAAAATTAAACTTTGTTTTTATATTGATTATTATGATTCTTTCTGCAGGTCTTGCACAAATTACTCCCAAAGCAATCGGCTGGCTTACAGACGATATTTTTTTGCAAGAACAGATTAGTTTTGATAAGATTGTGCCTATTTTACTGATTATTTTAGTCGCTAATATTATAAATCAACTCATCATCATATTACGCAGGATTATGGTTGAAGATACCGCTACCCAAACAGAGAAAAAAGCACGCGGCATTGTCATTTCATCATTATTAAAGGCAAGTCTTAAATACTTCAAAAATAATATGACTGGTAATATTCATGGAAGATTAAACCGTTGTCTGGAGGGTACAGTCAAATTAGAGAAACTTATTTTCATGGATTTTGCCCCGGCGATTTTTAACAGTATTGCGGCAATCATTGTTATTTTTGTTACCTTGCCCGTCTATCTGACGTTGCTTACTTTGCTTGTAATCCCGATCGGAATTGCAATCGTTTTTAGACAAATCAGCACACAAAAAGGAATTCGCATTGAATTATTGGAAACGAAGGCATCTATGGACGGCTCTATCGTTGAGCTGTTGAATGGTATTGAAGTAATAAGAATGAGTGACAGTAATGCGATTGAAGAAAGACGCTTTGATGATAAATCTGAATTTTTAAGAAATAAAGAAATGAAACATCATCTTCAAATGGCAAAATATGATAGCTTCAAATTTTTTAATGAAATATTTTTCACAGTGCTGATGATTGGTGTTTCTTCTTATTTGGCGACCCGGCAAATAATAAGCGTTGGTTCGATTTTAACTTCTTATTTATGTTTTTCACAACTGATTAAACCGCTGGAAGAACTACACAGGATATTAGATGAGTTATCGGAAAGTTTAATTTTGGCAGAAGATTTTTTTAAAATGACTGAAATACCAAATGATTTTTCTTATTCGCTCCCCAAAAACAACGAAATAAAAGAAAGTATTTTTACATCACATATGATCGACATAGGTGATCTAAACTTTTCTTATAATGAAGAAGCAGTGCTTACAGATATAAATCTTTCCGTTGATAAAGGTTGTTTTTTAGGGATTGCGGGTCCTAGCGGCTGTGGTAAATCATCGCTGATAAAGACAATTTGTAAGCTTGAAAAAGCAAGTGGAAAAATATATATTGACGGAAAGGACATTGATGGTTTATCAAGAAAGGAAATCACAGATATCATAGCACTGGTTCCTCAAAATCCTTTTTTGATTGCAGGAACATTATATGAAAATATTTGTTATGGACTGGAGGATGAACCAACATTAGCGGAAATCAATGAGGCGATTAAAAAGGCAAATCTTTATGATTTTATAAATTCTTTGCCGGACAAGCTTTATACTATGATTGCAGAACACGGGAATAATTTATCTGGGGGGCAAAAACAAAGGATTGCGATTGCCCGTATCTTTCTAAGAAAACCTAAAATACTGGTTTTAGATGAAGCGACATCTGCATTGGACAATACATCAGAAAAACTGATACAAAATGAAATAGAAAAGCTAAAAGAAGAAAATCAAATGACAATCATATCTATTGCCCATAGGCTTACTACGCTTAAAAACTGTGATAATATCATTGTTGTGGATCATGGGAGAATCGTTCAATCTGGCAGATATGATAGGCTGCTCGAAGCTGATGGTATATTCAGTGATATGTATTATGGTAGATTGAAGTAA
- a CDS encoding sugar ABC transporter substrate-binding protein produces the protein MKRKMAKRLLAMVTVSMLCIGTLAGCGNNSGESSSGGDGSEAKEESSANSGEASEGASGKGGEYVYRVGFVNIDNGDTACYPAMQKFVEYVESDEFAKAVGADKVEALTADSAKDIEKQTTNVETLLSKGVDMMFIIGVDTEGNTTSVKACNDEGIPVFMVGTEASGGEWKFVGFDEIELGKRQGEWCAENLPENANICYLQGTPGREASIQREEGFMQGIESRDDLTVLSSQSGDFDAATAMQVTEDWIQTHGEKIDCIVSANSTMIAGAIEALKAARMNEQVTSVGVVHLGAEDGYPIPDGDEDYAIFVSWPSIGTLCGEIAERVYKGEEIDERTNIELEDMTAENFDEIVAAQ, from the coding sequence ATGAAAAGAAAGATGGCAAAACGTTTGCTGGCGATGGTTACAGTTTCTATGCTTTGTATCGGAACACTGGCAGGATGCGGAAATAACTCCGGCGAAAGCAGTTCCGGAGGTGACGGCAGTGAAGCAAAGGAAGAAAGCAGTGCCAATTCCGGAGAAGCGTCAGAAGGTGCATCGGGGAAAGGCGGAGAATATGTTTACCGTGTCGGTTTTGTAAACATTGATAACGGCGATACCGCCTGTTATCCGGCAATGCAGAAGTTTGTGGAATATGTTGAGAGTGATGAATTCGCAAAAGCTGTCGGAGCGGATAAGGTGGAGGCATTGACCGCTGATTCTGCGAAAGACATTGAGAAACAGACCACGAATGTTGAAACGCTGCTCAGCAAAGGCGTCGACATGATGTTTATCATCGGAGTCGACACAGAGGGAAATACGACTTCAGTAAAAGCCTGCAATGACGAGGGGATTCCTGTATTTATGGTAGGTACTGAGGCGTCAGGCGGCGAGTGGAAATTCGTCGGATTTGATGAAATAGAACTGGGCAAAAGACAGGGAGAATGGTGCGCAGAAAATCTTCCTGAGAATGCAAATATCTGTTATCTTCAGGGGACACCGGGGCGTGAGGCATCCATCCAGCGTGAGGAAGGCTTTATGCAGGGGATCGAATCCCGTGATGACCTTACCGTTCTCTCTTCGCAGTCGGGAGATTTTGATGCAGCGACTGCGATGCAGGTGACAGAAGACTGGATCCAGACACACGGTGAGAAAATCGATTGCATCGTCTCGGCAAACAGCACAATGATTGCCGGTGCAATTGAGGCACTTAAAGCCGCCAGGATGAATGAGCAGGTCACATCAGTAGGAGTCGTACATCTTGGGGCGGAGGATGGATACCCGATACCGGACGGCGATGAGGATTACGCAATCTTTGTGAGCTGGCCAAGCATCGGTACACTGTGCGGCGAAATCGCAGAGCGTGTGTACAAAGGTGAAGAAATTGATGAGAGGACAAATATTGAGCTGGAGGATATGACGGCCGAAAACTTCGACGAGATCGTTGCCGCACAGTAG
- a CDS encoding uroporphyrinogen decarboxylase family protein, whose protein sequence is MTSKERVLASLNHKQPDKIPIDFGGHVCSMMNATCVAALREYYGLEKRPVRIWDVSTMTGEIEKDLQDALGVDCEPFPTYDLCFGLKNTERWKSWKYRGTEVLVPENFEVTDDGKGGYYIYPEGDTSVPPSGHLPAGGYYFDDIVRQKDLEEDSMNYEDNLEEYGPISDTSLEFLRLQADNLKDSEKAVVMVPGGSALGDAANIPGNSLKDPKGIRSIPDWFAAPLLYPDYVHNVYSHQVDRMIDNWTKIYDIVGETVDVAYICGADFGTQISQMCSMEVFDEFYLPYYKRINDWVHKHTGWKTLKHTCGAVYPFIPKLIEAGFDAVNPVQCSAKGMDPRRLKKEFGNEITFWGGGVDTQKILPFGTPEQIREQVLERCEIFGEGGGFIFNSIHIVQCNTPVENIVAMINAVHEYNGN, encoded by the coding sequence ATGACATCAAAAGAGAGAGTTTTGGCATCGCTGAATCATAAACAGCCTGATAAGATACCCATAGATTTCGGCGGTCATGTATGTTCAATGATGAATGCAACGTGTGTGGCGGCGTTAAGAGAGTATTATGGTCTTGAGAAGAGGCCTGTTCGTATATGGGATGTCTCTACTATGACGGGTGAGATTGAGAAAGATTTGCAGGATGCCCTGGGAGTTGACTGTGAACCTTTTCCCACATATGATCTGTGCTTTGGTCTGAAAAACACAGAAAGATGGAAAAGCTGGAAATACAGAGGGACGGAAGTGCTGGTGCCGGAAAACTTTGAAGTGACGGACGATGGGAAAGGAGGATATTACATATATCCAGAGGGGGATACCAGCGTGCCTCCGAGCGGACATCTTCCAGCAGGAGGGTATTATTTTGATGATATTGTCCGTCAAAAAGACCTGGAAGAAGATAGCATGAACTATGAGGATAATCTGGAAGAATATGGACCCATTTCGGATACAAGCCTTGAATTCCTTCGTCTGCAGGCAGATAATCTCAAGGATTCGGAAAAGGCTGTTGTCATGGTCCCGGGCGGGTCGGCTCTGGGAGATGCGGCAAATATACCGGGCAACAGCCTGAAAGATCCGAAAGGGATCCGCAGTATTCCGGATTGGTTTGCAGCACCTCTTTTATATCCGGATTACGTACACAATGTTTATTCTCACCAGGTAGACCGCATGATTGATAATTGGACGAAGATATATGATATCGTGGGGGAGACAGTAGATGTTGCCTATATCTGCGGAGCTGATTTCGGTACGCAGATCTCACAGATGTGTTCGATGGAAGTGTTCGATGAGTTTTATCTGCCCTATTATAAAAGAATCAATGACTGGGTGCATAAACATACAGGCTGGAAAACACTAAAGCATACCTGTGGAGCAGTGTATCCGTTTATACCCAAGTTGATAGAGGCAGGATTTGATGCGGTAAATCCAGTTCAGTGTTCAGCAAAAGGAATGGACCCGAGGCGGCTGAAAAAGGAATTTGGCAATGAAATCACATTTTGGGGAGGGGGTGTTGATACGCAGAAAATACTTCCATTTGGAACACCGGAACAAATCAGAGAACAGGTATTAGAGCGATGTGAGATTTTTGGCGAGGGGGGAGGTTTTATCTTTAATTCCATACACATTGTTCAGTGCAATACACCGGTTGAGAACATTGTGGCTATGATTAATGCGGTCCATGAGTATAATGGCAACTAA